From the genome of Nitrosopumilus sp., one region includes:
- a CDS encoding 6,7-dimethyl-8-ribityllumazine synthase, translating into MNIAMVVSEFNEEVTSRMLAVSQEKANSMKLTISYTCMVPGAYDMPIVVDSLLRRTDVDAVVTLGAIIKGQTKHDEVISHSAAQALTNLSLKYQKPVSLGISGPGMQEKHAYARIRPVAERAVEAVVKISEELKRIQK; encoded by the coding sequence TTGAATATTGCTATGGTAGTTTCAGAATTCAATGAAGAAGTGACATCTAGGATGCTTGCCGTGTCTCAAGAAAAAGCCAATTCAATGAAATTGACAATTTCCTATACCTGTATGGTTCCTGGAGCCTATGACATGCCTATTGTTGTAGATTCGCTGTTGAGGAGGACGGATGTTGATGCTGTAGTTACTTTGGGTGCAATAATTAAGGGTCAAACAAAACATGATGAAGTAATTTCTCATTCTGCAGCCCAGGCTCTGACTAACTTGTCATTAAAATATCAAAAACCTGTATCTCTGGGAATATCTGGTCCGGGAATGCAGGAAAAACATGCTTATGCTAGAATTAGGCCTGTTGCAGAACGTGCAGTTGAAGCTGTTGTAAAAATATCTGAGGAATTAAAGAGGATTCAAAAATGA
- a CDS encoding GTP cyclohydrolase IIa gives MIQLSILKIAEYGPWTLTLGSDREHELQMIQSSLYKEVQKLFSDKNCIVFLNRSDEFFVVTNGLDLDDHIYIQKSLGKLFDVKLNISIGYGNSPFEANLKAYEGKKNEVILNAEYNIFGFIKQKLELNASIMHLDVDDLSSRRKTSSPYEISSIIFELYSKMSKFFLEKNSLTFFMGGDNFMVVSNDDAKNSVQTFINMIKNDDKISLNCGIGNASTGRDAVKLATKSLDTIREIRDSGKEKPEVYELSC, from the coding sequence ATGATTCAACTCAGTATCTTGAAAATCGCTGAATATGGCCCATGGACGCTAACTCTGGGTAGCGATAGAGAACATGAACTTCAAATGATTCAATCATCACTTTACAAAGAAGTACAAAAACTATTTTCTGATAAAAATTGCATAGTTTTTCTAAATAGATCTGATGAATTTTTTGTAGTTACAAATGGATTGGATTTGGATGATCATATATATATACAAAAATCTCTTGGAAAGTTATTTGATGTTAAATTAAATATTTCAATCGGTTATGGCAATTCCCCGTTTGAAGCTAATCTGAAGGCATATGAAGGAAAGAAAAATGAGGTTATACTAAATGCAGAATACAATATTTTTGGTTTCATCAAACAAAAACTGGAATTAAATGCTTCAATTATGCATTTGGATGTGGACGATCTTTCATCAAGAAGAAAAACTAGTTCTCCTTACGAGATTTCATCTATAATTTTTGAATTATATTCAAAAATGTCGAAATTTTTCCTAGAAAAAAATTCTCTAACATTTTTCATGGGTGGTGATAATTTCATGGTGGTATCAAATGACGATGCAAAAAATTCTGTACAGACTTTCATCAACATGATCAAAAACGACGACAAAATTTCTTTGAATTGCGGAATAGGTAACGCAAGTACTGGCAGGGATGCAGTAAAATTAGCCACAAAATCACTTGATACTATACGTGAGATTCGAGATTCGGGAAAAGAAAAGCCTGAAGTTTATGAATTATCATGCTAA